A region of Myxococcaceae bacterium JPH2 DNA encodes the following proteins:
- a CDS encoding carboxymuconolactone decarboxylase family protein, which produces MNARMKNPVFMHPEAMKALLSLSATVEKAGISRRLSELLSLRASQINGCSLCVEMHARFLKKEGETDERIFTVAAWREAPYFTDAERAALALTEAATRLSDRADPVSDEVWDEAARHFDATALSGIVLAIATINVWNRINVTTRQVAGSVPG; this is translated from the coding sequence ATGAACGCGCGAATGAAGAACCCTGTTTTCATGCACCCCGAGGCCATGAAGGCGCTGCTGTCCCTGTCGGCCACCGTCGAGAAGGCCGGCATCTCACGCCGGTTGAGCGAGTTGCTTTCACTGCGAGCCAGTCAGATCAACGGCTGCAGCCTCTGCGTGGAGATGCACGCTCGCTTCCTCAAGAAGGAGGGCGAGACCGACGAGCGCATCTTCACGGTGGCCGCGTGGCGCGAGGCCCCCTACTTCACCGACGCCGAGCGCGCCGCGCTGGCCCTCACGGAGGCCGCCACCCGCCTGAGCGACCGAGCGGATCCGGTGTCCGACGAGGTCTGGGACGAGGCCGCTCGCCACTTCGACGCGACCGCGCTGTCGGGCATCGTCCTGGCCATCGCCACCATCAACGTGTGGAACCGCATCAACGTCACCACGCGCCAGGTGGCTGGCTCCGTCCCGGGCTAG
- a CDS encoding sigma-70 family RNA polymerase sigma factor, with translation MTAHLALATRFEEQRGHLRSVAFRMLGGMSEADDAVQEAWLHASRADTQDVQNLRGWLTTVVARVCLDQLRVRKSRPEDPVGAQVPVTVAGASNRAGPEEEALQADAVGLALLVVLETLEPAERVAFVLHDMFDVSFDDIATIVGRSVVATRQLASRARRRVKGAEEISAEDLASQRSVVDAFLAALRANDLDGVLAVLDPEVVVCADRVSLPPGAAPELRGARAAAMQSIALSRGAKAARVALIEGAVGLVVAPLGRLYRILRFTQAGGRITRIDVIGEVADLHALTVSTLDA, from the coding sequence GTGACTGCACATCTGGCCCTGGCGACGCGTTTCGAGGAGCAGCGAGGACACCTTCGGTCCGTGGCGTTCCGCATGCTTGGCGGGATGAGCGAGGCGGACGACGCCGTCCAGGAAGCCTGGCTCCACGCGAGCCGCGCGGACACCCAGGACGTGCAGAACCTGCGGGGCTGGCTGACGACGGTGGTCGCGCGCGTGTGCCTGGACCAGCTCCGTGTTCGCAAGTCGAGGCCGGAGGACCCGGTGGGCGCGCAGGTGCCGGTGACCGTCGCGGGCGCGTCCAACCGCGCCGGCCCCGAGGAAGAGGCGCTGCAGGCGGACGCCGTGGGGCTCGCACTGCTGGTGGTCCTGGAGACGCTGGAGCCCGCCGAGCGCGTGGCCTTCGTGCTCCACGACATGTTCGATGTCTCCTTCGATGACATCGCCACCATTGTCGGGCGCTCGGTGGTGGCCACGCGCCAGCTCGCGAGCCGCGCGCGGCGGCGGGTGAAGGGGGCGGAGGAGATTTCCGCGGAGGACCTCGCGAGTCAGCGAAGCGTGGTGGACGCGTTCCTGGCCGCACTGCGAGCCAACGACCTCGATGGCGTGCTCGCCGTGTTGGATCCCGAGGTCGTCGTGTGCGCGGACCGTGTGTCGTTGCCGCCAGGGGCGGCGCCGGAGCTGCGCGGGGCGCGTGCCGCCGCGATGCAGTCCATTGCCCTGTCGCGTGGCGCGAAGGCCGCGCGGGTGGCGCTGATCGAGGGCGCCGTGGGCCTCGTGGTGGCGCCGCTCGGCCGGCTGTACCGGATCCTGCGCTTCACGCAGGCGGGCGGACGCATCACGCGCATCGATGTCATCGGAGAGGTCGCGGACCTGCACGCGCTCACCGTGTCGACGCTGGACGCCTGA
- a CDS encoding SDR family oxidoreductase, which yields MILVTGATGNVGRELVRELEARGARQRLLVRDPARAKGLPERAERVVGDLSVPESLPPAFDGVDTLFLLTQGIGVELAANALHAAKSSGVRRVVFMSSINVLGDPVPAMGRWHHAREQLVRDSGLPATILRPGGFMTNAFEWAPSIREAGFVFDPIGPGRYALIDPADIAAVAARVLTEDGHQGKAYVLTGDEVLTVAEQVRILARAIGRDLEVREAASPEDAVRSRFPQGAPPALAEAILDTFTRMRADRVGVRTDTVEQLLGRKPRAFADWCARNAQSFLRPTSS from the coding sequence ATGATTCTGGTGACTGGGGCCACGGGGAATGTCGGCCGGGAGTTGGTGCGGGAACTCGAGGCGCGCGGCGCGCGGCAGCGACTCTTGGTGAGGGACCCTGCCCGCGCGAAGGGGCTGCCCGAGCGTGCCGAGCGCGTCGTTGGGGACCTGAGCGTCCCCGAGAGCCTGCCGCCCGCCTTCGACGGCGTCGACACGCTCTTCCTGCTCACGCAGGGAATCGGCGTCGAGTTGGCCGCGAACGCGCTGCACGCAGCGAAGTCTTCGGGCGTGCGGCGCGTGGTGTTCATGTCCTCTATCAACGTCCTCGGAGACCCGGTGCCCGCCATGGGGCGCTGGCACCATGCGCGCGAGCAGCTCGTGCGCGACTCGGGGCTGCCCGCCACCATTCTTCGGCCGGGGGGCTTCATGACCAACGCCTTCGAGTGGGCGCCGTCCATCCGCGAGGCGGGCTTCGTGTTCGATCCGATTGGCCCGGGTCGCTATGCGTTGATTGACCCCGCGGACATCGCGGCCGTCGCCGCGCGCGTGCTGACCGAGGACGGACATCAGGGCAAGGCTTACGTCCTCACCGGCGACGAGGTGCTCACCGTCGCCGAGCAGGTTCGCATCCTCGCGCGGGCGATTGGCCGCGACCTCGAGGTGCGCGAGGCGGCCTCCCCCGAGGACGCCGTGAGGTCCCGCTTCCCCCAGGGCGCGCCGCCGGCACTGGCCGAGGCCATCCTCGACACCTTCACCCGCATGCGCGCGGACCGCGTCGGCGTCCGCACGGACACGGTGGAGCAACTGCTCGGCCGCAAGCCGCGCGCCTTCGCGGACTGGTGCGCTCGAAACGCCCAGTCCTTCCTTCGGCCCACATCAAGCTGA
- a CDS encoding MarR family transcriptional regulator, which yields MSEFLDLHSKTTKALRAVAEVAMRRHGLHLGQNLLLAMLWEKDGRTPGEVATALHVATPTVVKMATRMAAAGLLTRRPDARDQRLVRLWLTEAGRELKEPVEAERQRMEALVTQGLTATERKHLLSALAKIHRSASALLESAPVASDDDEDS from the coding sequence ATGTCCGAGTTCCTCGACCTGCACAGCAAGACGACGAAGGCGCTCCGGGCCGTGGCCGAGGTGGCCATGCGGCGCCACGGTCTGCACCTGGGGCAGAACCTGTTGCTCGCGATGCTGTGGGAGAAAGATGGCCGGACGCCGGGGGAGGTGGCCACCGCGCTGCACGTCGCGACGCCCACGGTGGTGAAGATGGCCACCCGCATGGCGGCCGCGGGATTGCTCACGCGGCGCCCGGATGCGAGGGATCAGCGCCTCGTCCGCCTGTGGCTCACCGAGGCGGGACGTGAGCTGAAGGAGCCCGTCGAGGCCGAGCGGCAGCGCATGGAGGCCCTCGTCACCCAGGGCCTCACCGCGACCGAGCGAAAGCACTTGTTGAGCGCGCTCGCGAAGATTCACCGGTCCGCGAGTGCCTTGCTGGAGTCGGCCCCCGTCGCCTCGGACGACGACGAGGACTCCTGA
- a CDS encoding WD40 repeat domain-containing protein has translation MPPPSLTLASLAEFSTLERLLTESGLEALEADLDALLARALPDDDPWVSPRAARVLRRALSLDADFLRDHPEALFQCLYNRLRWFDAPDAAAHFEPGAVGPWSAPDARVWKLAEHWRQQWEAPGEARPWLEALRPLPGRLEGHDVALRHEAHVLCLAFNPSGTMLATGSWEDTQNVHVWDVATGQCLRTLAGHGAEVRSVAWSPDGARLASGSRDHDARIWDVETGALLHSLPRQEGQVTSVAFSPDGRWLAVANLGWRVRLVDVATGKGVHTLSGHEQSVLTVAFHPSGRWLASGGSDDTARIWDVTSGAQVARIALGTTVRDAAFSPGGEWLVLTTVEGVTRVETQGWTHASLGQGLGPASSASWLDAKRLGVLVHGRLDEVDAMSGEVLRTQAIPVQGQERHVAFHPDGERFALTSADFKVVLSDWNSRSAPSLLAEQEPVQELSGRAGAPYGIARLRRSTHVIDSRGQGRSIPLDARTAFMLPWQVSPDGRYLACPLTTVSKPPPFRPGVRLLDARTLEPAQVLAAPPVAREDRGPVLDSLPMAFSPDGKLLVAAVEEERARVWRVSDGALVLTLRGPPGNIQRVDFTPDGTRVVVLHDESGHVSLHELRHGTTLLDTEAVVDPDPVYAIAAQAPAFAVGRESGEVVLLDTATGTQRTLAVADEALTGLALSPDGTRGVFACADASVHVFDVATGARLLALPHPDVVFGVAIIDTRVITVSQDQHTRFFDLATGALLSELPGLATLEDVVAQRYWETLGDEPVAFHRPVDAVPLVHFPDVMAETLLLQDGLVLARGHTQKDFLYVLRLHDPAMARG, from the coding sequence ATGCCGCCTCCTTCCCTGACCCTCGCCTCCCTCGCCGAGTTCTCCACCCTGGAGCGTCTGCTGACGGAATCAGGACTGGAGGCGCTCGAGGCCGACCTGGACGCGCTGCTCGCGCGCGCCCTTCCGGACGACGACCCTTGGGTCAGCCCTCGTGCCGCGCGCGTCCTCCGTCGCGCCCTCTCGCTCGACGCCGACTTCCTCCGCGACCATCCGGAGGCGCTGTTCCAATGTCTCTACAATCGTCTGCGCTGGTTCGACGCCCCTGATGCCGCCGCGCACTTTGAGCCGGGCGCGGTGGGGCCATGGAGCGCTCCGGACGCACGGGTCTGGAAGCTCGCGGAGCACTGGCGACAGCAATGGGAGGCCCCGGGCGAAGCGAGGCCCTGGCTGGAGGCCCTGCGGCCCTTGCCTGGGCGACTGGAGGGGCATGACGTGGCCTTGCGTCACGAGGCCCACGTGCTGTGCCTCGCCTTCAATCCCTCCGGGACGATGTTGGCGACGGGCTCGTGGGAGGACACCCAGAACGTGCATGTCTGGGATGTCGCCACGGGCCAATGCCTGCGCACGCTGGCGGGGCACGGGGCCGAAGTGCGCAGCGTGGCCTGGAGCCCAGACGGAGCGCGGCTCGCGTCCGGCTCGCGTGACCACGACGCGCGCATCTGGGACGTGGAGACCGGCGCCCTGCTGCATTCCCTGCCGCGGCAGGAGGGGCAGGTGACGTCGGTTGCCTTCAGCCCGGATGGCCGATGGCTCGCCGTGGCGAACCTCGGGTGGCGCGTGCGATTGGTGGATGTGGCCACGGGCAAGGGGGTGCACACGCTTTCGGGGCATGAGCAATCCGTACTGACGGTGGCGTTCCATCCGTCCGGTCGTTGGCTGGCCTCGGGCGGTTCGGATGACACCGCGCGCATCTGGGACGTGACGAGTGGGGCGCAGGTGGCGCGCATCGCCCTGGGCACCACCGTGCGGGACGCGGCCTTCAGCCCGGGCGGGGAGTGGCTCGTGCTCACCACCGTGGAGGGCGTCACGCGGGTGGAGACGCAGGGGTGGACGCACGCGTCCCTGGGGCAGGGGCTCGGCCCGGCGTCCTCTGCCTCGTGGCTCGATGCGAAGCGCCTCGGCGTGCTCGTGCATGGTCGGCTCGATGAAGTCGATGCGATGAGTGGCGAGGTGCTGCGGACTCAAGCCATCCCCGTGCAAGGGCAAGAGCGTCATGTCGCGTTCCATCCCGACGGCGAGCGCTTCGCGTTGACCTCGGCCGACTTCAAAGTGGTCCTCAGTGATTGGAACTCGCGGTCCGCTCCCAGCCTCCTGGCCGAGCAGGAGCCGGTGCAGGAGCTGTCGGGGCGGGCCGGCGCGCCTTACGGCATCGCGCGGCTGCGCAGGTCCACGCATGTCATCGACTCGAGGGGGCAGGGCCGCAGCATCCCCCTGGATGCGCGGACCGCGTTCATGCTGCCTTGGCAGGTCAGCCCGGATGGACGCTATCTGGCGTGCCCGCTCACCACCGTGAGCAAGCCGCCCCCCTTCCGGCCCGGAGTGCGGCTCCTCGATGCGCGGACGCTGGAGCCCGCGCAGGTCCTCGCCGCGCCGCCCGTGGCCCGCGAAGACAGAGGCCCCGTCCTCGACTCGCTCCCCATGGCCTTCTCTCCGGACGGCAAGCTCCTCGTGGCCGCGGTCGAAGAGGAGCGAGCGCGAGTGTGGCGGGTGTCGGACGGCGCCCTGGTGCTCACGCTGCGTGGCCCGCCAGGGAACATCCAGCGCGTGGACTTCACGCCCGACGGCACCCGCGTGGTCGTGTTGCACGACGAGAGCGGGCACGTGTCGCTGCACGAGCTGCGGCACGGCACCACGCTCCTCGACACCGAGGCCGTGGTGGACCCGGATCCCGTGTACGCGATCGCGGCGCAAGCGCCCGCCTTCGCGGTGGGGCGGGAGTCAGGGGAGGTGGTCCTCCTCGACACCGCCACGGGCACCCAGCGGACCCTCGCCGTGGCGGACGAGGCACTCACGGGCCTGGCGTTGTCGCCCGATGGCACGCGCGGGGTGTTTGCTTGCGCGGATGCCTCCGTGCACGTCTTCGACGTCGCGACGGGCGCGCGGCTCCTCGCCTTGCCCCATCCCGATGTCGTCTTCGGGGTGGCCATCATCGACACGCGCGTCATCACCGTGTCCCAGGACCAGCACACGCGCTTCTTCGACCTGGCGACCGGAGCGCTGCTCTCCGAACTGCCGGGCCTCGCCACCCTCGAGGACGTGGTGGCCCAGCGCTACTGGGAGACGTTGGGCGATGAGCCCGTCGCGTTCCATCGGCCGGTGGACGCCGTGCCGCTCGTCCACTTCCCCGACGTGATGGCGGAGACGCTCCTCTTGCAGGATGGGCTGGTGCTGGCGCGAGGCCACACCCAGAAAGACTTCCTCTACGTGCTGCGGCTCCACGACCCGGCGATGGCGCGCGGGTGA
- a CDS encoding helix-turn-helix transcriptional regulator: MDLLGGMWTPNVIWQLSGGPRRFGELLKDVPGISPKVLTTRLRALEDKCVIERSVLPTSPPSVEYSLSELGRELLPVIDAIVRVGGRLRERAGIPHSATRASARRAQA; encoded by the coding sequence ATGGACCTGCTCGGTGGGATGTGGACCCCCAATGTCATCTGGCAGCTCTCGGGCGGGCCGCGCCGCTTTGGTGAGCTGCTCAAGGATGTTCCGGGCATCTCGCCCAAGGTGCTGACCACGCGCCTGCGCGCGCTCGAGGACAAGTGCGTCATCGAGCGCTCGGTGCTCCCTACCTCGCCCCCCTCGGTCGAGTACTCCCTGTCCGAGCTGGGGCGAGAGCTGTTGCCTGTGATTGATGCCATCGTCCGGGTAGGCGGCCGACTGCGTGAGCGGGCGGGGATTCCGCACAGCGCCACGAGAGCTTCGGCCCGCCGCGCCCAGGCATAG
- the gstA gene encoding glutathione transferase GstA encodes MKLYFAPGACSLSPHIVAREAGIPLQFEKVDTRTKTIKTEGDFWKINPKGYVPALEIEPGLVLTEGPTIVQYLADQKPQSGLVPAAGTLERYRVQEMLGYINSELHKTYTPLFYPNTPEALREERKEYLRKRYALIEEQLAGKNFLFGDTFTIADAYLFTVTNWAGYVKLSLEGFPNLQAFQARVAARPAVREALKAEGLA; translated from the coding sequence ATGAAGCTCTATTTCGCTCCGGGTGCCTGTTCGCTCTCTCCGCACATCGTCGCTCGGGAGGCGGGCATCCCGCTCCAGTTCGAGAAGGTCGATACGAGGACCAAGACCATCAAGACCGAGGGGGACTTCTGGAAGATCAACCCCAAGGGCTATGTCCCGGCGCTGGAGATCGAGCCCGGTCTGGTGCTCACCGAGGGACCGACCATTGTTCAGTACCTGGCGGACCAGAAGCCCCAGTCGGGCCTCGTCCCCGCCGCGGGCACGCTCGAGCGCTATCGCGTCCAGGAGATGCTGGGCTACATCAACTCCGAGCTGCACAAGACGTACACCCCGCTGTTCTATCCGAACACGCCCGAGGCCCTGCGTGAGGAGCGCAAGGAGTATCTGCGCAAGCGCTACGCGCTCATCGAGGAACAGCTCGCGGGCAAGAACTTCCTGTTCGGTGACACGTTCACCATCGCGGACGCCTATCTCTTCACCGTGACGAACTGGGCGGGCTACGTGAAGCTGAGCCTGGAGGGCTTCCCCAACCTGCAGGCGTTCCAGGCGCGCGTCGCGGCGCGTCCCGCCGTGCGCGAGGCCCTGAAGGCCGAGGGGCTGGCGTAG
- a CDS encoding type II toxin-antitoxin system PemK/MazF family toxin — translation MRRNGREEPTLSAERVPGDIFRGDVFWVESDETRGSIPGIPHPHVVIQDDVLNRSRIHSVVVCALTSNLKRASEPGNVLLDPGEGNLPKPSVVVVSQVSAIDKAHLGAYIGSLSEQRVEQIFAGMRFLQAAFFGRR, via the coding sequence ATGCGGCGGAACGGACGTGAGGAGCCCACCCTGTCAGCCGAGCGAGTTCCCGGAGACATCTTTCGCGGCGATGTCTTCTGGGTCGAATCCGACGAGACGCGCGGGTCCATCCCCGGCATCCCGCATCCGCACGTGGTGATTCAGGACGACGTGCTCAATCGCTCGCGCATCCACAGCGTGGTCGTCTGCGCGCTGACGTCCAATCTCAAGCGCGCCAGCGAGCCCGGCAACGTCCTGCTCGACCCCGGAGAGGGCAACCTGCCCAAGCCCAGCGTGGTGGTGGTGTCGCAGGTCTCCGCCATCGACAAGGCACACCTCGGGGCGTACATCGGCTCGCTCTCCGAGCAGCGGGTCGAGCAGATCTTCGCCGGGATGCGCTTCCTGCAAGCCGCCTTCTTCGGGCGGCGCTGA
- a CDS encoding S9 family peptidase: protein MPPLSVSLLLLLLGTTAPSAAVPDAHVQERLDTAFAVSRFPMTLHDSLVTPRWLRDGDRVVFWAREGKTGGTWALASAKTGRVEPLVSAESLRAQLGGLLGKPVPELRFREVALTPDEQGIVFALGEQRFVMGLVDGQVKPLAPEDRRAWPLSREHFLAPQGGAAALQRGNGFAVVDAAGGAVVEHAGEEFLDWHIPDAPWSPDGRFLVVWREDQRAVHKLPVVDYASAVEKVTWVPYSKVGTPLLKAELYVVEARSGQVLRIPPVEGETYDWFAGWWPDRNEALFLHLSRDGKRLDLTAVNPVSGKRRLLVREERPETFVAGLDLAVGGWAKRVTPLPGGKGFLWISEQDGWRHVYLHDSDGRRIRQVTRGAFPVHEVVGVDPETDAVYLLAPSPTGPSYEQLLYRGSLKGGALKRLSSGEGTHFVWLSPSRKFYLDAWSTRTMPRVRELASTTDGRVRARLTTTDASDVESLGYRPPEGVIVQAADGHTPLHGVIYKPRDFDPSRHYPVLAYIYGGPFLFSLPWTYVGNSMSMSCAGLAQLGFVVVMVDPRGGTGRDKAFQDANYGRVGQTEIPDYVAGLKQLAASRPWMDLERAGIYGHSWGGYFALRGMLTAPEFFKAGYAGAPGAMEEEAIINEPYMNLPSANPEGYAAGSNVALAGRLQGALKLMHGTSDVNASLSTTMRMADALIRAGKHFDLLIMPGQPHSPMPPADRYYADDVGLFFLRTLGAPR, encoded by the coding sequence ATGCCCCCCCTTTCCGTCTCGCTCCTGCTCCTGCTGTTGGGAACCACCGCGCCCTCCGCGGCCGTGCCCGACGCACACGTCCAGGAGCGCCTGGACACCGCATTCGCGGTGAGCCGGTTCCCCATGACGCTGCACGACAGCCTCGTGACGCCGCGCTGGCTCCGAGACGGCGACCGCGTCGTGTTCTGGGCGCGGGAGGGCAAGACGGGTGGCACCTGGGCGCTGGCGTCCGCGAAGACGGGCAGGGTCGAACCCCTCGTGTCCGCGGAGTCTCTGCGCGCGCAGCTCGGCGGACTGCTGGGCAAGCCCGTCCCGGAGCTTCGCTTCCGCGAGGTGGCGCTCACGCCCGATGAGCAGGGCATCGTCTTCGCGCTGGGCGAACAGCGCTTCGTGATGGGCCTCGTCGACGGGCAGGTGAAGCCGCTCGCCCCCGAGGACCGGCGTGCGTGGCCGCTGTCACGCGAGCACTTCCTCGCGCCCCAAGGCGGCGCGGCGGCCCTCCAGCGCGGCAATGGCTTCGCGGTGGTCGACGCGGCCGGGGGCGCCGTGGTGGAGCACGCGGGCGAGGAGTTCCTCGACTGGCACATCCCGGACGCACCGTGGTCGCCGGACGGGCGCTTCCTGGTGGTGTGGCGCGAGGACCAGCGCGCGGTCCACAAGCTCCCGGTGGTGGACTACGCCTCGGCGGTGGAGAAGGTCACCTGGGTGCCTTACTCGAAGGTGGGCACGCCGCTGCTCAAGGCAGAGCTGTACGTCGTGGAGGCCCGCTCGGGCCAGGTCCTCCGCATCCCGCCCGTCGAGGGCGAGACCTACGACTGGTTCGCGGGCTGGTGGCCCGACCGGAACGAGGCGCTGTTCCTTCACCTGTCGCGCGATGGAAAGCGGCTGGACCTCACGGCGGTGAACCCCGTGTCGGGCAAGCGTCGCCTGCTCGTTCGCGAGGAGCGTCCGGAGACCTTCGTCGCGGGCCTGGACCTCGCCGTGGGCGGATGGGCGAAGCGCGTGACGCCCCTGCCCGGAGGCAAGGGCTTCCTGTGGATCTCCGAGCAGGATGGCTGGCGACACGTCTACCTGCACGACAGCGACGGCCGGCGCATCCGACAGGTGACGCGCGGCGCATTCCCTGTCCATGAGGTGGTGGGCGTGGATCCGGAGACCGACGCGGTCTATCTGCTGGCCCCTTCGCCCACGGGCCCTTCGTATGAGCAGCTGCTCTACCGGGGCAGCCTGAAGGGCGGCGCGTTGAAGCGGCTGTCCTCGGGCGAGGGCACGCACTTCGTCTGGCTGTCCCCCTCGCGCAAGTTCTACCTGGACGCGTGGTCCACTCGAACGATGCCGCGCGTGCGCGAGCTGGCCTCCACCACGGATGGGCGCGTCCGCGCGCGGCTCACGACGACGGACGCGAGCGATGTGGAGTCCCTGGGATATCGCCCGCCGGAGGGAGTCATCGTGCAGGCCGCCGATGGCCACACCCCACTCCACGGCGTCATCTACAAGCCGCGCGACTTCGACCCTTCGCGCCACTATCCGGTGCTCGCGTACATCTACGGCGGCCCCTTCCTGTTCTCGCTGCCCTGGACGTACGTGGGCAACTCCATGTCCATGTCGTGCGCGGGGCTCGCCCAGTTGGGCTTCGTCGTGGTGATGGTGGATCCACGCGGAGGCACGGGGCGAGACAAGGCCTTCCAGGACGCGAACTACGGCCGCGTGGGCCAGACGGAGATTCCGGACTACGTCGCGGGGCTGAAGCAGCTCGCCGCATCGCGCCCCTGGATGGATTTGGAGCGCGCGGGCATCTACGGCCACTCGTGGGGCGGCTACTTCGCGCTGCGCGGCATGCTGACGGCGCCGGAGTTCTTCAAGGCGGGCTACGCGGGCGCCCCGGGCGCCATGGAGGAAGAGGCCATCATCAACGAGCCGTACATGAACCTGCCGAGCGCCAACCCGGAGGGCTACGCGGCCGGCTCCAACGTCGCGCTGGCGGGAAGGCTTCAGGGAGCGCTCAAGCTCATGCACGGGACGAGCGATGTGAACGCCTCGCTCTCCACGACGATGCGCATGGCGGACGCACTGATTCGAGCAGGCAAGCACTTCGACCTGCTCATCATGCCGGGCCAGCCGCACTCGCCCATGCCTCCCGCGGACCGCTACTACGCCGACGACGTGGGCCTCTTCTTCCTCCGAACCCTGGGAGCGCCGCGCTGA
- a CDS encoding LysR family transcriptional regulator, whose amino-acid sequence MEFRQLQLFVAVAEELHFGRAAARVGMAQPPFSQQIRRLEAELGVTLLARTSRRVALTPAGSRLLDEARTLLARRADVVATVRRAAQGETGTLRVGFAASSAFGILPDIVSRFRRRFPEVKLELDDRESLDVGIALVTGELDVAIVRTPFRHEGITVERLLKEPFSLALPSSHPRAGQQSVTLASLANEPFVLFPRHAAPGLHDTVTSMCLAAGFSPRIVQEASSWPSVIGMVEAGLGLTLAPVSAEALRPRGVVFRRLRGATGFAELSVAFMGTRPTPAVVNFRALAHESISRRPHQT is encoded by the coding sequence ATGGAGTTTCGCCAGCTTCAGCTCTTCGTCGCCGTGGCGGAGGAGCTGCACTTCGGACGGGCCGCCGCGCGCGTAGGCATGGCGCAGCCGCCCTTCAGCCAACAGATTCGCCGCTTGGAGGCCGAGCTGGGCGTCACGCTGCTGGCGCGCACGAGCCGCCGCGTGGCGCTCACTCCCGCGGGCAGCCGCTTGCTCGATGAGGCGCGCACGTTGCTGGCGCGCCGCGCGGACGTGGTGGCCACCGTCCGCCGCGCCGCCCAGGGCGAGACAGGCACCTTGCGCGTGGGGTTCGCCGCGTCCTCCGCCTTCGGCATCCTGCCGGACATCGTGTCCCGCTTCCGGCGCCGCTTCCCGGAGGTGAAGCTGGAATTGGACGACCGCGAGAGCCTGGACGTGGGCATCGCGCTCGTCACGGGAGAGCTGGACGTGGCCATTGTCCGGACGCCGTTCCGCCACGAAGGCATCACGGTGGAGCGATTGCTCAAGGAGCCGTTCTCGCTCGCGCTTCCCTCGAGCCATCCGCGCGCGGGTCAGCAGTCCGTCACGCTCGCCTCGCTGGCCAATGAGCCCTTCGTGCTCTTTCCTCGCCACGCGGCCCCGGGGCTGCACGACACGGTGACGAGCATGTGCCTGGCCGCGGGCTTCTCACCGCGCATCGTCCAGGAGGCCAGCTCGTGGCCCTCGGTCATCGGCATGGTGGAGGCGGGGCTGGGGCTCACGCTCGCGCCCGTGTCCGCCGAGGCCCTGCGGCCCCGGGGCGTGGTGTTCCGGCGACTGCGTGGCGCCACGGGGTTCGCGGAACTCTCCGTGGCCTTCATGGGCACCCGGCCCACGCCCGCCGTGGTGAACTTCCGCGCCCTGGCCCACGAGTCCATCAGCCGACGCCCCCATCAAACCTGA
- a CDS encoding nuclear transport factor 2 family protein: MNKPAEVVETYFEAWRTQDEVLLRGTLAPEVNFVGVLGTADGADACVKGLVHGMWKLSPRVSVLHRFVDGAEVLTWFEIHPGGGAPVQVANWSHVENGRITRIRVTFDPRSILEKR, encoded by the coding sequence ATGAACAAGCCGGCGGAAGTGGTGGAGACGTACTTCGAGGCGTGGAGGACGCAAGACGAGGTGCTGTTGCGAGGGACCCTCGCGCCCGAGGTGAACTTCGTGGGGGTATTGGGGACCGCGGACGGCGCGGACGCCTGCGTGAAGGGGCTCGTGCACGGCATGTGGAAGCTGTCGCCCCGTGTGTCGGTGCTGCATCGCTTCGTGGATGGCGCCGAAGTGCTGACCTGGTTCGAAATCCATCCGGGTGGCGGGGCGCCGGTGCAGGTGGCGAACTGGAGCCACGTGGAGAATGGCCGCATCACCCGCATTCGCGTCACCTTCGACCCGCGCTCGATTCTGGAGAAGCGCTGA